The genomic interval CCGTCAGGGGCAGGGCACCTCCCAGTTGTCGATGATCTCGACCGCCTCGTCGGCGCTTTCGACGAAGCTGATCAGCTCCAGGTCCTCGGGGCTGATAGTGCCGGCCTCGGCCAGCGCCTGCCAGTTGATCACCTTGTGCCAGAACTCCGGCCCGAACAGGATGAAGGGCACCCGCTTCATGCGGCCGGTCTGGATCAGGGTCAGCGCCTCGAACATCTCGTCCATGGTGCCGAAGCCGCCGGGGAAGATCGTCACCGCCTTGGCCCGCATCAGGAAATGCATCTTGCGGATGGCGAAATAATGGAAGTTGAAGCACAGGTCGGGCGTGACATAGGCGTTCGGCGTCTGCTCGTGCGGCAGCACGATGGACAGGCCGATCGAGGCGCCGCCCGCCTCATGCGCACCCAGGTTGCCGGCCTCCATCACCCCCGGCCCGCCGCCGGTGCAGATCACGTTCTCGGCGCCATA from Paracoccus sp. MA carries:
- a CDS encoding LOG family protein — encoded protein: MTELEERSHPFRDSHQDVAVAEITPDTAQTRAPAYRLAFTDTEFLLREELRPVRLQLELLKPQMIMDARGIRSTVVMFGGARIPAPERREGARTPELAALSHYYDEARRFARLMTERSLESYGAENVICTGGGPGVMEAGNLGAHEAGGASIGLSIVLPHEQTPNAYVTPDLCFNFHYFAIRKMHFLMRAKAVTIFPGGFGTMDEMFEALTLIQTGRMKRVPFILFGPEFWHKVINWQALAEAGTISPEDLELISFVESADEAVEIIDNWEVPCP